Below is a window of Cydia amplana chromosome 3, ilCydAmpl1.1, whole genome shotgun sequence DNA.
AAAGTCCTGGAAACGCCCTGCACTGGGATCGCCACTGAGCTCTATACCTACAACCACTTCCGGATAATTCTTATAGAACTCTATGGCAAGGTTGGTGGTCTCTTCCGCTGCTTGTGGAGTGCATCTGCGGTCTATGGATATGATCAGCTTGGAGATTATTGTTAAGTTTATTGATGACTTtctgaaaaatttaaaaattgattACTCAGGATGGTAATCACATACTTAGATAAAAATGAGTTTGTTATTAAATTATGATACAAGTGTGCTACATTACTATGTTGGATGATACACTGGAGGTGATCCGATGTGTGTAGTGACCAATGCACGCACACGTTATGGGTGGGATATCTAGGATTATGAGCCTAAAAGTCGTTCAATAAGTTCCATGTTACAAGCAAGTGTGTCAGAAAAACTCTAGTGAATCAATAAATAAGTTAACTAGCTTATTGTAAATTTAGTCAAAGACGTCAAAGTATATATAACCATTGTTGTTAAAAAATTCTGGGTGTTTCAACTGTTTCATCGCATTATGTTTTTAATCATTAGGTATTAAGGTAAacatactggtgctcgacgcggtcccagtacatgtcatcttgaaacttaagtcattgtcaatagaggtgacagcagggcttggaggatacaactaaacgaaGTAGCCATTAagaggctttcccctctgtcgaaaataggcggccaacggtcatacacaatgtatggactgacgtttatctgacatggctatttttacgttacgcatacatttgacgttcccctcccccgcaaaaatcggcagcctgttttgtacagaaaattacagacatggcgtctccgtttgattatatcctccaagcagcagggtgtcatctattgggcattagcatgtcgagcactagtatgtTTACCTTACCAAATACTATTTCTACAAAACAGTATCTTAAACaaaccatatattttttataatcatACTTATTTTCTACTGAAATGTTGATAAACACTGACCTAATAGCTTGTACAATAGTATCTATGTACTCTCTCTTGCTCATGTAGGGTGTCTCACGGGGAGTACTCCTAACCTCGATGTAGATGCACCCATCATCCTGGAACTCTTGAAGAGTCAGCGAGGTGGCCAGAGCCAACGCTTCAGGTATGCTTGTCAGGGAGTGCGCAATGCTGAAAACTTGGAAGCAGCTAGAAGCAAAATATCTTTAATAATTACAATTATAGGACAAATGTACCTGGAGATTctagtaattatttaaaatcaacAAAAACTAGTTGAGAAAGGAGGTGACATTGATTCATTTGATATTACCATTTTCATATTTACTTCATAGAATGTCTGACCACACTATTCTTTCTATGGGATATGAATACTGCCATACTGCCAAGTTGGTTCCAAATAAGTAGTCTATTTCTAGGAAACAGGAGCTTGCTTTAATTGTAGAATCATTAGTAAGTACTTCATGAATCAGACAGACAAAGCTTTAATAGCGCAAACAACTTACTCTGATAAACTACGTGTATCCCCAGCAGCGATTTGAAATTCGTCGAAAAAAGCATTAGTTTTATCAGGTATGCCAGAGTCCGCGTAGAGTCTTTTCAACTGCAGCATGGTGGACTGGCTTAAAGAGCCACCGAGGTGAGCATGCAGctcctaaaatataaaattaaatcaatttgcGCACAATTTTTGTTATTTCAGGATAATATTATATCAATCGCTTACAATTTTGGGCAGCTCGCGGCAAAACGACGTTAAGTCCATTACAAATACGTTTTGGGTCGTGATAGACAGTTCGAGTGATCTAAAAACTAAGCGAATGTGTTGTTGTAGCTTGTAATTATggacataaataaacaaaacaaaattatgtTTCGACTCCTCGCCGCCAAAAGATCAAATCAAATACATGTCATTGTCATGTCATATTTAATGTtgctacatttttatttatttatccgataTTTagtataaagtaaaaaaatacttgAAATATTCTGGGAAGTATTTcgcattaaatattaatttttccTACTTTGTATTTAAAGTTTGGCTTGAGATATTTTAATGACATGCTATTACTGTGTACTCCTGTAACCCAAACCCCAAACATATTAAAAGTGAAATATTTGTCTTCTTTTTACGTTCTAGTTACCCAATATAACGGGTAAATCTTTTGTCCTGGCAATACTACAAGTGGAAGCTGTTTGAGCAAATACTTAAAAAGCTCAAATTTCTACTAATTTAAGGAAATTTCACTGATaacttcaaaacaaaaatgacatttcttatcTTTCAAGAGTATGAAGagaatttaaaaattgttttatttctatttcgTTAAACTAAGTTGCAGCTCGGAATAGCTGTTAGcttacttttatttaattagtTAACGATACAGTTATGTTTAAACTTGGTATATTCGTATTAATACCGTAtttttactttatcaaatgtgAACCTAATATCCCTATAGTAATTACGACTTGGAACTTTAAAAACTCCACTATTAAAGGTATACTACATATTAATAGCTGTTTATTAAAGCCAGCGGTTCATAGGTTTTGGCTGTCTCTGCACCAAGATGCGAACCGGAAGTAGTTTTAAGTTCTATTCtaaattgtaattttactttttacattttttgtctttttttacgggtaatttttgtatttcgctttgtgtgtttttttatatgggtgcttgcctgaaataaaatcaatttatttatttataatattaaaatatacatgtaTGATTTCAGCATGGGAGGTGTTGAAAACCGGTGGCACAGCATTGGACGCAGTGGAGCAGGGGGCGTCGGTTTGCGAAGCGCAGCAATGCGATGGTACTGTGGGCTACGGGGGCAGTCCTGACGAAGATGGTGAGACTACCCTGGATGCTCTTATAATGGATGggtaaaatatattatcttaacGCATTATCTTCTTACCATTGATTAATTTTACACtctattaatatgtatttaatgtaaCATTATTTATACCAGTACCAGTACCATTATTAATATAGTTGACGAGATATTTTTTCACTAATTTTTTATACAAGCTAGTTGGGAGATTGTCCCacgttaggtacttatattgaagaactagggaacaaatcaaactattttttattattattttattttttatacatgttttatttttatatttcagtttatatgtTATATTTTGTCAAATATACAGACTAGATATTTATTTctatcacatatttttttaggAAGACAATGAATGTGGGTGCAGTGGGTGCTCTTCGTAGAGTCAAAAGCGCCATATCGGTGGCGAGACATGTCCTCGAGCACAGCTACCACTCTTTCCTCGTCGGGGAGTTGGCCACACAGTTTGCTGAGCAGATGGGCTTCCCTGTGGAGTCTCTCACAACTCCTAAATCCAaggaaatttggaaaaaatggaGAAATGAAGATAATTGTCAACCAAACTTTTGGatggtaattatttaatttcttaCATAAAAGTTAATTACCAATAATTACTTAGATTTCCCTTTATTGTACTTATCCTTAGAGTAATTCTGTCAAAGTATCAAGTAAATTAATActggtaattttattttcaagtgCTCTTGACACTTAGATAGCAAGATATAAAAGATAGCCTACTTACACCTGCCTACTTTTTACATTTTTCTTTGCACTTATAAGGTGCACTTGGAAATCCACTCCCTTGGGGAAGGAGAggaatttatacatatttaatccCATGGGGCAGAGCTGGTCACTGCTTCAATAATTCAATTAATAAAAGTAGACTTCTGTCCCCATTCCGACATATGTGTCATTCCCAACCAAAAGGatacttattgtcggttgtcaataaggcactatttccatatagcttcaatttgaaatcaaccttatcacaaaccgacaatgtggtatcttttggttgaaaacgtcacatatatatatatatctaaatattttctttaaggttccgtcacacaggcgcgtttaccGGGAGGAGCGCGATCGGGACGcgtcgcttttacatataaaacactcACGCTCAGCCCGCAAACGCGCcggtgtgacggaacctttattcTTAGTTGTAGTAGTATGTATTTAATAGTCAACATACTTTTAGCATGTCACACCAGACCCCAGACAAAGCTGTGGGCCATACTCAAAGATAAGCAGACACCAGCATTCGACAAGAGATCACAAAGTGGACCGATACAACCACGACACCATCGGGATGGTGGCAGTAGACCGGCATGGGGATGTCGCCGCTGGGACTTCTACTAACGGAGCCAAGTTTAAAATGCCAGGGTAATTCAAGTAATATTATGGGCATTCTACTGAAAGTGGTGGGTATGTGATGCTATTTTAaccaacataaaaaaaaaactaaacttatGATAAAGCTAACAAACTAATATTTTGCACGATAATGTTTGATAACTTAGTTTTAAGTTCAAcgacatatgtatattttacagaATTATATagcttttataattataataccatATGCAATATATGCATCACTTcatgtacttatttaatattataaagatACTTGTACATAAAATAGATTAATTTATGAACAAAGTCTATTTGTCTATATGAGTCACAGAATTACTATTGTTACATgtgtaatatgtacctaatataagtAAAGTAAATAAGTTAACTGTCATTGTTTTGAACAACAGCCAATTAATATGCAAAGCTAAGGTATGTGTATGCAGATaggtatttcatatttataactacatatattatgtacatactaTACACTACACTAAAGTGTACCTATTCTATGTTGAATTAATTTGTCAGAtatgaatttgatttgattagaAAATTTTGTATGTGTGCTATCAAAAACATTTGTATGATAGATTTGTTACTTATCCTGAtttattgcaaattttcaaAAGTTTATTTTTCTGTGACAAGTGATCAAAAATATGCCCTGAAAAATAATTATCGGCTTTAAAcgcggatttttttttaatacacgaAATACCTACTTGTAAAATGCGTTTGTAGTTTGTACGGGACTAGGTTTACGagatgtcaggaattttggccttttgtcaagGAATGCGGACGGAACACCCTCCGCTCCGAGCCCAGATTGATGATTCCAATATAAACATTACAGAAGAATCGGTGACTCTCCGATCCCGGGCGCGGGCGCTTACGCGGACAACGCGGTGGGCGGCGCCGCGGCCACCGGCGACGGTGACGTCATGCTCCGATTCCTACCCAGGTGAACACTTGAACCTGTCACCCCTTCCCGTATCTAGATAGAGACGAATGAAGCGACTGACATCGTACTTCGTATATGTGACGTCTGTGGTACCGGGCAACAGTGACGTCACGCTACGATTCCTACCCAGGTGAACACTTGAACCAGTCACCCCTTCCCGAATCTAGATAGAGACGAATGGAACGAGTGACGTCATACTTCGTATATGTGACGTCCCTGATACCGGGCGATGGCCACGTCATGCTACGATTCCTACCCAGGTGAACACTTGAACCAGTCACCCCTTCCCGTATCTAGATAGAGGCGAATGGAACGAGTGACATCAATCATCATACTTCGTATATGTGACGTCTGTGATACCGGGCAACGGTGACGTCACGCTACGATTCCTACCCAGGTGAACACTTGAACCAGTCACCCCTTCCCGAATCTAGATAGAGGCGAATGGAATGAGTGACATGATATGATACTTCGTATACTTACAGGCGCCTATTCTGAGGTAAAAGCGTATAATTTGCATGTTTGCTAAGAAGTTTATCACAGGCGTTTTGTAACCCGTGTGGAAAAGTTTacattgtcacagaataaataatagtactaagtacagaagactcactctctaacaaaacgcgtctgttacgatcagcacagatatggccgctaggtggcgacacgccacgcgcggcttatggctttccccaaaattggggccgaacggatgtacttttagctatctgtagcaaagcgacgaaatcgcggagtgagacgcGCCTGACATTGTTTGAGGAACGCCCTAATGCGAGGGCATAAACCTAAGGGTGGTATTTCACCTAcctatccaatttctttgtccaatgtgtattccgtctcacattttgcttaatgagagagtgataCGCAATGAAATAAGCACTTTTTAGACttaaactattatgtttctatTTCAGTTACCTAGCCGTGGAGGAGATGCGTCGCGGCGCCGCCCCCACCGCTGCCGCCGAGACAGCCGTTGCCAGGATCGCGGCCCACTACCCGGGCTTCATGGGCGCTGTGGTAGCCCTAGCAAAGGACGGGACGTACGGCGCGGCCTGCCACGGCATACATCAGTTCCCGTTTGTCGTGTTCGATCACTCGGCCGAGCAATGTAGAACTGAACATGTGTTGTGTTCCTAAGTCTAGTtctgaaattataattatagtcaCAAGTCATCTGGGATATATTAATTGGTCTTAGTTGTGAAATATATTGGTGATACTGTTATGAATAGTTTCATTAGCCCTGTGACCCGTGGTCCTTCTCGTTTCCACTGTATTAATtagagagggacgggtagtctatctcgcgagCGAGATAATCTATTTTTACGAAGAGAGTTTAAAATTGCATAtgcgttataatttataattgatACCCATGCGTCTAACTATAAAAggcgtaacacactaccgcatcgcaTCACGACCTTGGTACGCCACACCCATAAATGAGAGCGAGAATTTACCAAGCCAAGCAAGCAAGTAACTGATGCAGACGACTTCAGCTTGAAGAGCATACTTTTGAAGATACTGTTATACTTCTACCGcatgtagctttatttgttCCAGTACTGTTATACTTCTACCGcatgtagctttatttgttCCACCTTTAAACATGCGCCATGTGCAAGCACTTAATTTGACAATAATCAAACAAAGTAAAAGTTCTAATTATAATCATAGTACCAACATTACAACACTGAACTCAGCGTTCAAAACGCtgcgttttatttcatttgtgattttgtttttgtCAATCCATAGATGATccatagacatttttttttctgaggCTTACTTGACGTCCTCAATTATTTCAATCGGCCATTTTCTATTTGACCGTCTCCTTGCGCTCACGTATCAACGTAAGTacaaataattatacatttattgATGAGATTTCGTTGTATTTTCTATTAAATAGTTCATAAAGCAATAGACAGTGATATtgatttgttaattaaattgaaaaattacgTGTATTACGCCGTACGTTACATAGCCTAACCTAGTTACCACGTGGTAACATTTTCATGATGAgactttatttcatttcattcgtgGTATCCACTTGAGGTTTATCCTGTGAAGCTTTAATGCGTCTGATTTTTCTCCGAACTATATCAAAATGCAAATTATTTGAAGTTTATTTGACACGAGAATGTTATTTTCAGAATGGCGGACGCTGCTCCAGCCGCTGGTCGTGGCGGATTCCGCGGTGGTTTTGGTTCACGGGGTGGCGATAGGGGCCGCGGGGGTCCCCGTGGTCGTGGCCGCGGGCGCGGCCGTGGTCGCGGACGCGGAAAGGAAGACCAGAAAGAGTGGGTGCCCGTCACCAAGCTCGGTCGTCTAGTCCGCGAGGGCAAAATCGACAAGCTTGAGAGCATCTACCTGTTCTCTCTGCCCATCAAAGAGTTTGAGATCATCGACTTCTTCCTCGGGTCTTCGTTGAACGATGAAGTCCTCAAGATCATGCCTGTGCAGAAGCAGACCCGCGCCGGTCAGCGCACCCGCTTCAAGGCGTTCGTGGCCATCGGCGACAACAACGGGCACATCGGGCTGGGCGTGAAGTGCAGCAAGGAAGTCGCGACCGCTATCCGCGGTGCCATTATCCTGGCTAAGCTGTCTGTGCTCCCCGTTCGCAGAGGGTACTGGGGTAACAAGATCGGAAAGCCCCACACCGTGCCTTGCaaggtaaataaacattttatattCTCTTAATTAAGGTTATTAGTTTACTTTTTTGACTGACCTTGTGTCAATGTCATATTAAAATAGAATAACTAAATGATGAGAACTAAATTCATTTCATTCGTGGTATCCACTTGAGGTTTAACCTGTGAAGTTCAAATGCGTCTGATTAAATCAACTTCCAAAACCGTACACACTTACTAAAAACATGTCTCTAATCACACTTCCTATCATTCCAGGTCACCGGAAAGTGTGGTTCAGTCACCGTTAGGCTGATCCCTGCTCCCCGTGGTACTGGCATTGTGTCTGCCCCAGTCCCGAAGAAGCTTCTCCAGATGGCTGGTGTCCAGGACTGCTACACGTCGGCCCGTGGCTCCACTGGCACTCTTGGCAACTTTGCCAAGGCGACCTATGCTGCAATTGCCAAGACCTATGCGTACCTCACCCCCGACTTGTGGAGGGACATTCCTTTGACCAAGTCCCCAT
It encodes the following:
- the LOC134662973 gene encoding adenosine deaminase-like protein; its protein translation is MDLTSFCRELPKIELHAHLGGSLSQSTMLQLKRLYADSGIPDKTNAFFDEFQIAAGDTRSLSDCFQVFSIAHSLTSIPEALALATSLTLQEFQDDGCIYIEVRSTPRETPYMSKREYIDTIVQAIRKSSINLTIISKLIISIDRRCTPQAAEETTNLAIEFYKNYPEVVVGIELSGDPSAGRFQDFVAALSKAREAGMKVTIHCGEIPNPAEVLEMLAWKPERIGHGTMVHPRLGGTVGTWEALCQLKIPVEICLTSNVNTKLIATYEAHQFKECCEAMVPVIICTDDKGVFATSLSQEYQICAQTFGLDRSKLARLSLDACKFVFDEGARKLITDKILNFIESNEL
- the LOC134662582 gene encoding N(4)-(Beta-N-acetylglucosaminyl)-L-asparaginase-like is translated as MFKLGIFVLIPYFYFIKCEPNIPIVITTWNFKNSTIKAWEVLKTGGTALDAVEQGASVCEAQQCDGTVGYGGSPDEDGETTLDALIMDGKTMNVGAVGALRRVKSAISVARHVLEHSYHSFLVGELATQFAEQMGFPVESLTTPKSKEIWKKWRNEDNCQPNFWMHVTPDPRQSCGPYSKISRHQHSTRDHKVDRYNHDTIGMVAVDRHGDVAAGTSTNGAKFKMPGRIGDSPIPGAGAYADNAVGGAAATGDGDVMLRFLPSYLAVEEMRRGAAPTAAAETAVARIAAHYPGFMGAVVALAKDGTYGAACHGIHQFPFVVFDHSAEQCRTEHVLCS
- the LOC134662811 gene encoding small ribosomal subunit protein uS5: MADAAPAAGRGGFRGGFGSRGGDRGRGGPRGRGRGRGRGRGRGKEDQKEWVPVTKLGRLVREGKIDKLESIYLFSLPIKEFEIIDFFLGSSLNDEVLKIMPVQKQTRAGQRTRFKAFVAIGDNNGHIGLGVKCSKEVATAIRGAIILAKLSVLPVRRGYWGNKIGKPHTVPCKVTGKCGSVTVRLIPAPRGTGIVSAPVPKKLLQMAGVQDCYTSARGSTGTLGNFAKATYAAIAKTYAYLTPDLWRDIPLTKSPYSEFKA